A window from Gammaproteobacteria bacterium encodes these proteins:
- a CDS encoding LemA family protein produces the protein MDITLIVILVVIALIVVYVIGIFNKLVTLKNRYQNAFAQIEVQLKRRYDLIPNLIETAKGYIKHERETLEAVVEARNAAQNMLSKAAADPGSAAAMKDLGGAESKLAGALMNFNMVMEAYPDLKANQNMMQLSEELISTENKVSFSRQAFNDQVMAYNTYKQSFPPVFFAARFGHTQDATLLEFADTAAIQAAPKVSF, from the coding sequence ATGGATATCACATTGATCGTCATCCTGGTCGTTATTGCCCTGATCGTTGTTTATGTGATCGGGATATTCAATAAACTGGTGACGCTGAAAAATCGCTACCAGAACGCCTTTGCCCAGATCGAGGTGCAGTTGAAACGGCGCTACGACCTGATACCCAATCTCATCGAGACCGCCAAGGGTTATATCAAACACGAACGCGAAACCCTGGAGGCCGTGGTCGAGGCGCGTAATGCGGCACAGAATATGCTTTCCAAGGCAGCGGCCGATCCGGGCAGTGCCGCGGCGATGAAAGACCTGGGTGGCGCCGAAAGCAAACTGGCGGGCGCCTTGATGAACTTCAATATGGTGATGGAGGCCTACCCGGACCTCAAGGCCAATCAGAACATGATGCAGTTGAGCGAAGAGCTCATCTCCACCGAAAACAAGGTCTCTTTTTCCCGGCAGGCCTTCAACGACCAGGTGATGGCCTATAACACCTATAAGCAGTCGTTCCCACCGGTCTTTTTCGCCGCACGCTTCGGTCACACGCAAGACGCGACGCTGTTGGAATTCGCCGACACGGCGGCCATACAGGCGGCGCCCAAGGTTTCATTTTAG
- a CDS encoding F0F1 ATP synthase subunit gamma, with the protein MSDTVASLRRKIDSASGLQSVVRTMKAMAAASIDQYEQSVRALGDYNRTVELGLSVCFRDLQEMESLTGETARAASVGVGAVVFGSDQGLVGQFNDVAAEDALKTLAALPGEPRVWAVGERMHARLVDAGLAPIGCFSVPNSVQAISSLVGQILMASEAHRSRGDITELHLFYNRPVVGSVYAPVRQRLLPLDERWRRTLAERPWPTENLPEVVGGGASTLRALVREYLFVSLFRACAESLASENASRLAAMQRADKNIDELLDELNRTFHRLRQSGIDAELFDLISGFEALSDAGAHRGI; encoded by the coding sequence ATGAGCGATACCGTAGCGAGCCTGCGTCGCAAGATCGACAGCGCCAGCGGTCTGCAATCCGTGGTCCGCACCATGAAGGCGATGGCCGCGGCGAGTATCGATCAATACGAACAATCGGTACGTGCCCTGGGTGATTACAATCGCACTGTGGAGCTGGGCTTGAGCGTCTGCTTTCGCGACCTGCAGGAGATGGAATCGCTGACCGGAGAGACCGCAAGAGCGGCGTCGGTGGGAGTTGGCGCGGTGGTGTTCGGTTCCGACCAGGGACTGGTGGGGCAGTTCAATGATGTGGCGGCCGAGGATGCGCTCAAGACGCTGGCAGCGCTGCCCGGGGAACCGCGAGTGTGGGCGGTCGGCGAGCGCATGCATGCGCGCCTGGTGGACGCGGGCCTTGCGCCGATCGGTTGCTTCAGCGTACCGAATTCCGTCCAGGCCATCAGCTCGCTGGTCGGGCAGATCCTCATGGCGAGTGAGGCCCACCGCAGCCGGGGTGACATCACCGAACTCCATCTGTTCTATAACCGTCCCGTGGTCGGGTCGGTATATGCGCCCGTCCGTCAGCGGCTGTTGCCGCTGGATGAGCGCTGGCGCCGCACGCTGGCCGAACGCCCCTGGCCGACGGAGAATCTGCCGGAGGTCGTGGGTGGTGGCGCCTCCACGCTGCGGGCGCTGGTGCGCGAATACCTGTTCGTCTCGCTGTTCCGGGCCTGCGCCGAATCGCTGGCCAGCGAGAACGCGAGCCGCCTCGCGGCGATGCAACGCGCCGACAAGAATATCGATGAACTGCTGGACGAACTCAACCGCACCTTCCACCGGTTGCGCCAGAGTGGCATCGACGCGGAACTGTTCGACCTGATCTCCGGGTTCGAGGCACTGAGCGATGCCGGAGCCCATCGTGGTATTTGA